The segment tgaaaatatctataagtattttacgaAAAAGTTTACACTAAAACAAACAAGTTCCTAgttttagtacaaaatattattatataaattattggcTATCCACTAGATTGTAGGTACACGACGAGGAAGCAAAGTTTGCTATGTACGGTTTCGCTATGTGTTCTTAAACTTTGTCTTGTTCTTGAATTTCACCCTgaaatctgaaatatttttgtaatgacgCCAAAGACTGCTCCATCAAGAGCATTGAAAGATGAAAGTGTTAGGAGTGGGAAATGGCAGGTAATAATTTGGGGTCAAGGAACACatccaattttataattaccacGATATTTTTCAGACAAAATCACAATTTTCCCTGATTTTTCAGGTTACCCGACTTTCCAGTAGGTAAGTGGTATTACGGTAATACAGATAAACCTATATGCTTacaaattagaatttattccattattaatataaattaacactacaagtacatataaattattctagggtaaatttcacgagcgtttgaacgcggtGTATGAGCGTATTATAATAGATAGTCaagacaatattatttaataaaacatcattttttttaattaatcattcataaaattaacaatgtaGCAGTACTTttcttatttgtaaaataggataattaaattaattactgtctatggtaaaatttaataaacaaatcgctcgtgaaattcaccttgaaaataataattcaaatagttaaaacaaacaaatatatacataacttctaacattttttatttttcagaaggcttttcaaaaatatagtttgcAGCTTTATCTTGGAAATCTGTATAGCCCCGCCCCATTCGTCCCTAACAGTAGCGCCTCCCACATGACAGGGTCGAGACTTGGGCAACAACACTATAGCTACTCCAAAATAACCTCTTTACCGATATAGTTAAGGTCTACTGTAGTAATAGCCAAATTTTGCCACGCACACTACCCTCTAGCATTCGCCCTGTCTCGTAACCACCCCTGtactataaaattgtttactcATACAGATTCAGTTCAGTTTCAATCGTATTTTTAGAGTGACTTGTTTATCTGGtgataagtataaattaagaaatgtcTGCAACCAGAGCGCAGTTAGCAGATTCTTCAACATCGCCCCCACTGAggtatttgattaaattatgaagAATAAATTTAAGATCGTagattattatcaaattacgTGAAACGATAAAAAACGTCATTTTATTTAGCTGggacatatttatatacaaaatgataaatgGTTTGATTGATTACTTACTTACGATTATataggatttttttgtaaagtaaatcgtttgtaaattgtatgtaCATCGCAAGTAGGTACACCTACTTtgattacttaattaattaattattttggcCTTTTACTTCTGTAAATGGAGACTATAGCTTTTACATATTTCAGTAAGTTGCAGAGATCATGAAGAAGATAAATAAgtgctaataatattattaaaatttttcttataagtaaaatttgaGTACACTACAAATGTTATATACTGaaaaattcttcaaaaaataACCAGGAAAGTTATTGTAAATAGGAACCTATTTACGATGTGCatcagaattatttatttttggttatgATTCCGACACTAAAATCTgctatacttatttatagcaACCCGAGTCGTCGTATCGACTACTCTGGGTTAAAATTCGCGTACGACGGATCGGACGACGAGAGTCCACCCCTGGCAACGGAGCTGCCTTCGTGCGTGTACGCCGCGGCGAGGAGCCGCTTGCAGCTCCCCCTGGCCGCCTACGTGCACCAACACAGCAGGCAGCTTCACCCAGGTAATACTCACTCAACCACAAAGTCCGTCCCTGGCGATGGAGCTGCCTATTAGTGCGTTCGTTCGCGTAAGCACAATAATGAGGTAACTCCACTCAATAtttctctcttcatagtcgtattcctcatgactgaggttCGTGTGTGTTTTTCATTCCCAATAACCATATTGGGAAtgaaaaacacacaacaactttcttggcattattaatggagtggtttgccatcattgccttctccatttcacacacaagttaataagaatcaaccagtgtgcaggtttcctcacgatgttttccttctccggaagcaagtggtggtcgatgaaaactactacataaACATGCGTCAGACTATacttgagtcagattggtatacaaagtcatgtggcacgagtaggattccaatctgagacctttcgatcctcagGCAGGCgttttaatcattacaccaccaccgcttcaataatTACTACATACATAGTCGAGTGATTAGCCTGACTTTGTTTCTTAAACCCACGAGACGATAGCCCAGCCTGGCGTCGGAGATGgcttcgtttttattttttagcatACATGTTCTCTTCTGCTAGCttttgtatatacatataactgcTGTGGGTACTTTTTGCCGCGAGTGAAGCCGCACTATATCCAGCTCtacaactatctccacaccaaaaatcatcTCAAACAAAGAAACACACTTCCACATTCATAGGGTAATTGAAAAGTTTGACGACAAGgacaattgtaaaaaatatatatgatctAGGTAAAATTTAGGATGTTCATGTTTTCATAAAGTATGAGTAGTAAACTTTCAAAAAGAGAAAACTATAGTTTTGTAacaatcatcatcataaatgtaatatttaatgtaacatTCGAAATAACATATGTTAGTTCGAAAGCTACATAATAacactttcaaagatatgacaaaaataaaatctcacatttttggactcgtccaaacgctctaTAAGTACTAAATGACACAAACAAGTGAAGTCGCAACGTGCTAAAATGCTCGTCAAgcgataataatatatctctTGGAATGGAACTCTTTGAGGTCGAAGTACGCACGCTTTATCCGTGATAATTTCGCGATGGTCGATTACGGTGATAGTTATCTTCAAGTATCGGTTGTTCCCTTATCTGATCGCATTGAGCCTGTGGGGTTTAGCGAGCCTTTTTGTATTCAGATTTTTGTAAACAGAAAGCCAATAGCTTTTGTTTCGTGTGtattctctctcatttgagaaTTTCCCGGTTCCCTCCGCAGCTGTTACTATTTAGCCATATTGTTTTATCTATCGTATTTTAAGCATATAACTACCAATATAAACGGGACTTAGCAAGAACCTTTTTAGAGTTCCGAATTAAACAAGGAACATGTCTATTTGTCACTGGCTTAGCTCATAGGCTATTAATATTAGAAAGTCCCGTCAATACGAGTATTTATGTTACATGTTTGGAACAGATGTGCTGCTAGAGACAGCAACGGAGACAGAGTACCAGTGCGGCGGATCCCCGTATCGCGTGCAGCGCGCCGCAGCCAACGTGCGCGAGCGCAGGCGCATGCTGAGGTCCGCCCCCAATGGGTACCTACCCACGTTTGCAGATCTTCTATTGTGTTGCTTCTTGTTATTTCTGCTTCATTCAGATGGCAGGCCGAGAAATTTTCTTTAGTTACATTCTGTATAGGTAAACATAAAAGTccaataggtataattttattattttttgtctggtCAATACTTAACATTGGTACCTAGTGTATATTTCAAACAGACCACTACCGACAATATCGGCCTAAAAAAACGGTAATATTCTTAATGCCAGCCTATCAATTGTTTGTGATTGAATAATAACATCATCACACATTCGTAGGATctggaattattaaaatgaattatattacGATGTCTCCTcacaaatcaaacattttaaactcGTTCGACTTTTTCACAATATATTCAGCGATACCCGTTTATCCATGGTCCGAACAAGCATTTTCTAATTCACTCTCGTGCAAGGCTCTATACTATACCGACGTAGTCCTCTTCATTATAATGTGGCTATACCGTGTGTGTGACATTCTGATTTTAGCAGTATAAACTCGGCGTTCGATGAACTGCGCGTCCACGTGCCCACTTTTCCCTACGAGAAACGCCTCAGCAAAATCGACACTCTCCGGCTCGCTATCGCCTATATTGCTCTGTTGAGGGAGGTGAGAAACTCTCATACTTGATAAGGCAAACAAGGTTTTCCACTTTCTCACAACTAATTCCAATTATAACCTACTAGCACCTTAGAACGgaagaaataccgaaagaaactaattgaattgaaaacaaTTACCATCATGTCGAACGATCATGTCCAAGAAAATCTTTTAATAGATAGGTAGCTTTTTGACACAAGACGAATGTTTTTTGATCCATGTAGTTTTTCTTTTGCTGACCTATATGATTGTTTTCTAAGACGTAAATGATAATTTCCATTATTTCTTGCAGGTATTGGATGCGGATTACGATCCGTTGACCTATGTAGAGAAATGTCTGCGAGGCGAAATCAAAGCTGATAGGGCGCACTGGAACACAAGTGGTGAGGGACTAGTCAGTCACATTCTAATTCCCAGCCGATTATATGCCATACTATCCGAATGAAGACTCTTTCGCAATCTATTTCATCTGGttgtataacattattttataaaattgtatgggTTGACTGATAAGTAACGCCACAGTAAACACGAAACCACATTACTATATAGTTGTTTGCCGCGAACATAGACCTCACAAACACTAACATATAGAGTATacatgattttgaaaactggaacacctgatggagaacaatgatggtacagttaaattataggaaatacagaaattacgccataataaaagttgttctgcctgatgagcattttctgttgagatataaaaatcgaagatctggaacacctgatttAGACCCACGATGGTACGGCTAAACTACAGAAagtatagaaatgacgccctaataaaagttgttcagtctgatgagcattttctgtttaggtataaaaattgacgattTAAAACACCTGATGCAGACCCATAATGGTCCAGcgaaactatagaaaatatgtaaatgacgccttaacaaaagtttttcagcctgatgagcaattcctgttgatgtataaaaatcgaatatttggaacacctgaagaagagtcataatggtccagctaaactataggaactatatatttcagttgcatgagcatcttctgtataggcATCGTTACGCTTTATCTGTgcagttaaatttctctaataattttgactccttaacCAAAAATTGTACGGCCACGcaaacgaagtcgcgggcgtCAGCTagttgtgaatatttcaaaataaaaagttatcccgttacaaacatacaaaaatgtatctttGCTGGGCCAAAGTTGAATTGTAGCCTAGCTCGCTTCGTTCTCTCGGTCAATTAAACATGGTGTGGAAAAATCTAAAGAAAAGcgaattttattaacatatttctTACTAGTGTGGTATAGCTAAcatactggtgtcagatttttgttcaagtcgcctaaagccatcttacataacttttacgactaccaaTCGCCGTTTAGTAACACTAGTCGTATACACAGCACACAAGTTACTGTAAACttagttggcaaataaatgattatgaaACATTTCAGATCTGACGGCTCGTTTGTCGTGGATCAACTGGGAGAACCTGGGCGTGAACCCTCAGCGCCGCAGCGTCCTCACCTCACTGGCGCTCAGCTCCGACAACATGCAATATGCGCATAACTAACTCCGCAGCGACATCATACCGGCtgactatcgccgaactcagacatatgcgtagtttgtataagAACCTATATTATCCACAACGAATAACCAGCACCGTACGTCGAAACCacagttcggcgaactgtttgccgtGCCGATATTGTAATGGATCTTGGGCGTACCTAACTTGTTCGCCAGGGTGTGCGCTTATACGCCTCCTTTTTGAAAAAGCTTATTcgggaaaaaaataaagaattctcTAATTCTTATTGCCTACGCCGagattttacttatataatactttttacaaaGACAATTTACCGCAGTTAGGCCTGGGAATGTTGTTTAGGCGTATGAGTTTAATCACACTGGCCTGTGCCATATTAGTCTAACCATAGCACTTTTTGTAATACATAAGTTAGAATAAGTCGAAAATCACACTTTAATC is part of the Plodia interpunctella isolate USDA-ARS_2022_Savannah chromosome Z, ilPloInte3.2, whole genome shotgun sequence genome and harbors:
- the Fer2 gene encoding T-cell acute lymphocytic leukemia protein 1 homolog isoform X2; amino-acid sequence: MSATRAQLADSSTSPPLSNPSRRIDYSGLKFAYDGSDDESPPLATELPSCVYAAARSRLQLPLAAYVHQHSRQLHPDVLLETATETEYQCGGSPYRVQRAAANVRERRRMLSSINSAFDELRVHVPTFPYEKRLSKIDTLRLAIAYIALLREVLDADYDPLTYVEKCLRGEIKADRAHWNTSDLTARLSWINWENLGVNPQRRSVLTSLALSSDNMQYAHN
- the Fer2 gene encoding T-cell acute lymphocytic leukemia protein 1 homolog isoform X3, coding for MSATRAQLADSSTSPPLSNPSRRIDYSGLKFAYDGSDDESPPLATELPSCVYAAARSRLQLPLAAYVHQHSRQLHPDVLLETATETEYQCGGSPYRVQRAAANVRERRRMLSINSAFDELRVHVPTFPYEKRLSKIDTLRLAIAYIALLREVLDADYDPLTYVEKCLRGEIKADRAHWNTSDLTARLSWINWENLGVNPQRRSVLTSLALSSDNMQYAHN
- the Fer2 gene encoding T-cell acute lymphocytic leukemia protein 1 homolog isoform X1; translated protein: MSATRAQLADSSTSPPLSNPSRRIDYSGLKFAYDGSDDESPPLATELPSCVYAAARSRLQLPLAAYVHQHSRQLHPDVLLETATETEYQCGGSPYRVQRAAANVRERRRMLRSAPNGSINSAFDELRVHVPTFPYEKRLSKIDTLRLAIAYIALLREVLDADYDPLTYVEKCLRGEIKADRAHWNTSDLTARLSWINWENLGVNPQRRSVLTSLALSSDNMQYAHN